Proteins from a genomic interval of Papaver somniferum cultivar HN1 chromosome 4, ASM357369v1, whole genome shotgun sequence:
- the LOC113275081 gene encoding myosin-14-like isoform X2, which produces MALEEDQSKSPAVKSTPNEPNKSISPAKKSSSIKEFILSVAGKLSAQPLQNADAGVWGILTAISTNARKRSQGINILLTEDEHRIGRVVEDVRFRIESNAVSACHCKIYRRKNSNEDVEEACSSSVFLKDTSTNGTYLNWEKLSKSSPETLLQNGDIVSFAAAPQHAQAYAFVYREVVNCTPLGEDSATLKRKAEEFGGESKRLKGIGVGAPEGPISLDDVRSLQKSNTDLRKQLESHVLSIEELRNENRVAVARHEQEMKEVKESVSQSFVNDLKDLRKKLEVQQTELTEISILSAERQEAIEDLNERLSSSTQSRTEATEIINSQKATISELEKQLEEERNQRREDREKGIADLRAALQKAHLESQEELKRQSEIASKQERELKEVINKLQESDKESRLLVETLRTKLENTRESLVISDKKARQLEAQVQEEQQISLNNKKKVEILEIETKRLTQELEHEKVAREEAWAKVSELELEIAAAIRDLATEKQRYQGARERIILRETQLRAFYSTTEEISSLFAKQQEQLKAMQRTLEDEDNYEHTSIDIDLNATLGIRNGIIARGNQVTHRNDSTRENTASASTPGVNRIEVNSTTDEASATEKHECDAKTQEAQNTQDIEYTSADRSVNGAFGSDIDGIGTVPVLEGHQNETQRVLGTESPGADGDRNFDLNKSTTQPVDTMQLDDETQLQENGEQIRRSGEDNGRHSQSTNQGRDLNAMEEDTEEAGGTIRTADLLTSEVVGSWANSTAPSVHGENESERSAVKDSVGSGDEAEEEDVQAAGSQIGGSAAAAPAARTSLSQEREALNEMIQIVDPEFKKNFPNGGGVGSGLGREKDDVGSVSDSDTEDSSNHDGDTNARVDLEDGGSISDTQAGSDQDDDDDEVDSVG; this is translated from the exons ATGGCGTTAGAAGAAGATCAATCAAAATCTCCAGCAGTAAAATCAACTCCAAACGAACCTAATAAATCAATTTCTCCAGCTAAAAAATCTTCATCAATAAAAGAATTCATTCTCTCTGTTGCTGGAAAACTCTCTGCTCAACCACTCCAGAATGCTGATGCTGGTGTCTGGGGTATTCTTACTGCCATCTCTACTAATGCTCGTAAACGTTCTCAG GGTATAAATATTCTATTGACGGAGGATGAACATCGAATTGGTCGAGTAGTAGAGGATGTGCGGTTTAGGATTGAGTCGAATGCTGTTAGTGCATGTCATTGTAAAATTTATCGAAGAAAGAACTCGAATGAAGACGTGGAGGAGGCTTGTTCGTCGTCTGTGTTTTTGAAAGATACTAG tacTAATGGTACATATTTGAATTGGGAAAAGTTGAGTAAAAGTAGTCCAGAAACCTTACTTCAAAATGGAGACATTGTGTCTTTTGCTGCGGCTCCTCAACATG CACAAGCTTACGCATTTGTATATCGAGAAGTTGTCAACTGTACACCATTGGGGGAGGATAGTGCAACTCTCAAAAGAAAAgcag AGGAATTTGGTGGTGAAAGCAAGAGGTTAAAAGGTATTGGCGTCGGGGCACCTGAGGGTCCTATTTCTTTGGATGATGTTAGAAGCCTTCAAAAATCTAATACG GATCTGAGGAAGCAGTTGGAATCCCATGTACTCAGCATTGAAGAGTTGCGGAATGAAAATCGGGTGGCTGTTGCTCGTCATGAACAG GagatgaaagaagtaaaagaATCCGTATCTCAATCATTTGTTAATGACCTTAAGGACTTGCGCAAGAAATTGGAGGTTCAGCAGACGGAACTAACTGAAATTAGCATACTTTCAGCTGAGCGGCAAGAAGCTATTGAGGACCTCAACGAAAGACTTAGTTCATCTACGCAGTCACGTACTGAGGCTACTGAAATAATCAATAG TCAAAAGGCAACTATATCTGAACTTGAGAAACAGTTGGAAGAAGAACGGAATCAAAGAAGGGAAGATCGAGAAAAAGGTATAGCAGATCTAAGAGCTGCTTTACAAAAAGCTCATCTAGAATCTCAAGAGGAATTAAAGCGGCAGTCTGAGATTGCCTCGAAGCAGGAAAGGGAACTCAAGGAAGTTATAAATAAACTTCAG gaatctgataaaGAAAGTCGTCTACTTGTTGAAACGTTGAGAACAAAGCTG GAAAACACAAGGGAAAGCTTGGTGATATCTGATAAGAAAGCTCGCCAACTTGAAGCCCAAGTTCAAGAAGAGCAACAGATTTCCTTGAACAACAAAAAA AAGGTGGAAATACtagaaattgaaacaaaaagattgacaCAGGAACTTGAACATGAAAAG GTAGCTCGGGAAGAAGCATGGGCGAAGGTTTCCGAACTTGAACTAGAAATTGCTGCAGCAATTCGGGACCTTGCGACAGAGAAACAGAGATACCAAGGTGCTAGGGAAAGAATAATTCTCAG GGAAACACAACTGCGAGCATTTTATTCGACGACTGAGGAAATCTCTTCATTGTTCGCCAAGCAACAGGAACAACTTAAAGCAATGCAGAGAACTCTTGAAGACGAGGATAATTATGAGCATACGTCTATCGATATTGATCTCAATGCAACATTAGGTATCAGAAATGGAATTATAGCCAGAGGGAATCAAGTAACTCACAGAAACGATAGTACAAGGGAAAACACTGCTTCAGCCTCAACTCCAGGGGTTAACAGAATTGAAGTAAATAGCACAACTGATGAAGCAAGTGCAACTGAGAAACATGAATGTGACGCCAAAACCCAAGAAGCGCAAAACACCCAGGACATAGAATACACGAGCGCTGATCGTTCTGTTAACGGCGCCTTTGGTTCCGACATTGATGGCATTGGCACAGTACCTGTACTAGAAGGACACCAAAATGAAACTCAACGTGTTCTTGGAACCGAAAGTCCGGGCGCTGATGGGGATCGGAATTTTGACTTGAACAAGTCAACAACTCAACCTGTGGACACGATGCAGCTTGATGACGAAACACAGCTACAAGAAAATGGAGAACAAATACGAAGGTCTGGCGAAGACAATGGCCGTCATTCACAGTCAACTAACCAAGGCAGAGATCTGAATGCTATGGAAGAGGACACTGAAGAAGCTGGTGGGACAATTAGAACGGCAGATCTTTTGACTTCAGAAGTAGTTGGAAGCTGGGCAAATAGCACAGCCCCCTCAGTTCACGGAGAGAATGAATCCGAAAGGAGCGCAGTTAAGGATAGTGTTGGAAGTGGGGATgaagctgaagaagaagatgtcCAAGCTGCAGGGAGTCAGATTGGCGGCTcagctgctgctgctcctgctgctagaaCTAGTTTGAGCCAGGAGCGTGAGGCTCTAAATGAAATGATCCAAATCGTAGATCCTGAGTTTAAGAAAAACTTCCCTAATGGTGGCGGTGTTGGTTCAGGTCTAGGAAGGGAAAAGGATGATGTAGGATCTGTATCAGATTCAGACACTGAAGACAGCAGTAATCACGATGGTGACACTAATGCAAGAGTTGATCTAGAAGATGGTGGATCCATATCAGATACTCAAGCAGGAAGTGACCAAGACGATGACGATGACGAAGTTGACTCTGTAGGATAA
- the LOC113275081 gene encoding trichohyalin-like isoform X1 — translation MALEEDQSKSPAVKSTPNEPNKSISPAKKSSSIKEFILSVAGKLSAQPLQNADAGVWGILTAISTNARKRSQGINILLTEDEHRIGRVVEDVRFRIESNAVSACHCKIYRRKNSNEDVEEACSSSVFLKDTSTNGTYLNWEKLSKSSPETLLQNGDIVSFAAAPQHAQAYAFVYREVVNCTPLGEDSATLKRKAEEFGGESKRLKGIGVGAPEGPISLDDVRSLQKSNTDLRKQLESHVLSIEELRNENRVAVARHEQEMKEVKESVSQSFVNDLKDLRKKLEVQQTELTEISILSAERQEAIEDLNERLSSSTQSRTEATEIINSQKATISELEKQLEEERNQRREDREKGIADLRAALQKAHLESQEELKRQSEIASKQERELKEVINKLQESDKESRLLVETLRTKLENTRESLVISDKKARQLEAQVQEEQQISLNNKKKVEILEIETKRLTQELEHEKQVAREEAWAKVSELELEIAAAIRDLATEKQRYQGARERIILRETQLRAFYSTTEEISSLFAKQQEQLKAMQRTLEDEDNYEHTSIDIDLNATLGIRNGIIARGNQVTHRNDSTRENTASASTPGVNRIEVNSTTDEASATEKHECDAKTQEAQNTQDIEYTSADRSVNGAFGSDIDGIGTVPVLEGHQNETQRVLGTESPGADGDRNFDLNKSTTQPVDTMQLDDETQLQENGEQIRRSGEDNGRHSQSTNQGRDLNAMEEDTEEAGGTIRTADLLTSEVVGSWANSTAPSVHGENESERSAVKDSVGSGDEAEEEDVQAAGSQIGGSAAAAPAARTSLSQEREALNEMIQIVDPEFKKNFPNGGGVGSGLGREKDDVGSVSDSDTEDSSNHDGDTNARVDLEDGGSISDTQAGSDQDDDDDEVDSVG, via the exons ATGGCGTTAGAAGAAGATCAATCAAAATCTCCAGCAGTAAAATCAACTCCAAACGAACCTAATAAATCAATTTCTCCAGCTAAAAAATCTTCATCAATAAAAGAATTCATTCTCTCTGTTGCTGGAAAACTCTCTGCTCAACCACTCCAGAATGCTGATGCTGGTGTCTGGGGTATTCTTACTGCCATCTCTACTAATGCTCGTAAACGTTCTCAG GGTATAAATATTCTATTGACGGAGGATGAACATCGAATTGGTCGAGTAGTAGAGGATGTGCGGTTTAGGATTGAGTCGAATGCTGTTAGTGCATGTCATTGTAAAATTTATCGAAGAAAGAACTCGAATGAAGACGTGGAGGAGGCTTGTTCGTCGTCTGTGTTTTTGAAAGATACTAG tacTAATGGTACATATTTGAATTGGGAAAAGTTGAGTAAAAGTAGTCCAGAAACCTTACTTCAAAATGGAGACATTGTGTCTTTTGCTGCGGCTCCTCAACATG CACAAGCTTACGCATTTGTATATCGAGAAGTTGTCAACTGTACACCATTGGGGGAGGATAGTGCAACTCTCAAAAGAAAAgcag AGGAATTTGGTGGTGAAAGCAAGAGGTTAAAAGGTATTGGCGTCGGGGCACCTGAGGGTCCTATTTCTTTGGATGATGTTAGAAGCCTTCAAAAATCTAATACG GATCTGAGGAAGCAGTTGGAATCCCATGTACTCAGCATTGAAGAGTTGCGGAATGAAAATCGGGTGGCTGTTGCTCGTCATGAACAG GagatgaaagaagtaaaagaATCCGTATCTCAATCATTTGTTAATGACCTTAAGGACTTGCGCAAGAAATTGGAGGTTCAGCAGACGGAACTAACTGAAATTAGCATACTTTCAGCTGAGCGGCAAGAAGCTATTGAGGACCTCAACGAAAGACTTAGTTCATCTACGCAGTCACGTACTGAGGCTACTGAAATAATCAATAG TCAAAAGGCAACTATATCTGAACTTGAGAAACAGTTGGAAGAAGAACGGAATCAAAGAAGGGAAGATCGAGAAAAAGGTATAGCAGATCTAAGAGCTGCTTTACAAAAAGCTCATCTAGAATCTCAAGAGGAATTAAAGCGGCAGTCTGAGATTGCCTCGAAGCAGGAAAGGGAACTCAAGGAAGTTATAAATAAACTTCAG gaatctgataaaGAAAGTCGTCTACTTGTTGAAACGTTGAGAACAAAGCTG GAAAACACAAGGGAAAGCTTGGTGATATCTGATAAGAAAGCTCGCCAACTTGAAGCCCAAGTTCAAGAAGAGCAACAGATTTCCTTGAACAACAAAAAA AAGGTGGAAATACtagaaattgaaacaaaaagattgacaCAGGAACTTGAACATGAAAAG CAGGTAGCTCGGGAAGAAGCATGGGCGAAGGTTTCCGAACTTGAACTAGAAATTGCTGCAGCAATTCGGGACCTTGCGACAGAGAAACAGAGATACCAAGGTGCTAGGGAAAGAATAATTCTCAG GGAAACACAACTGCGAGCATTTTATTCGACGACTGAGGAAATCTCTTCATTGTTCGCCAAGCAACAGGAACAACTTAAAGCAATGCAGAGAACTCTTGAAGACGAGGATAATTATGAGCATACGTCTATCGATATTGATCTCAATGCAACATTAGGTATCAGAAATGGAATTATAGCCAGAGGGAATCAAGTAACTCACAGAAACGATAGTACAAGGGAAAACACTGCTTCAGCCTCAACTCCAGGGGTTAACAGAATTGAAGTAAATAGCACAACTGATGAAGCAAGTGCAACTGAGAAACATGAATGTGACGCCAAAACCCAAGAAGCGCAAAACACCCAGGACATAGAATACACGAGCGCTGATCGTTCTGTTAACGGCGCCTTTGGTTCCGACATTGATGGCATTGGCACAGTACCTGTACTAGAAGGACACCAAAATGAAACTCAACGTGTTCTTGGAACCGAAAGTCCGGGCGCTGATGGGGATCGGAATTTTGACTTGAACAAGTCAACAACTCAACCTGTGGACACGATGCAGCTTGATGACGAAACACAGCTACAAGAAAATGGAGAACAAATACGAAGGTCTGGCGAAGACAATGGCCGTCATTCACAGTCAACTAACCAAGGCAGAGATCTGAATGCTATGGAAGAGGACACTGAAGAAGCTGGTGGGACAATTAGAACGGCAGATCTTTTGACTTCAGAAGTAGTTGGAAGCTGGGCAAATAGCACAGCCCCCTCAGTTCACGGAGAGAATGAATCCGAAAGGAGCGCAGTTAAGGATAGTGTTGGAAGTGGGGATgaagctgaagaagaagatgtcCAAGCTGCAGGGAGTCAGATTGGCGGCTcagctgctgctgctcctgctgctagaaCTAGTTTGAGCCAGGAGCGTGAGGCTCTAAATGAAATGATCCAAATCGTAGATCCTGAGTTTAAGAAAAACTTCCCTAATGGTGGCGGTGTTGGTTCAGGTCTAGGAAGGGAAAAGGATGATGTAGGATCTGTATCAGATTCAGACACTGAAGACAGCAGTAATCACGATGGTGACACTAATGCAAGAGTTGATCTAGAAGATGGTGGATCCATATCAGATACTCAAGCAGGAAGTGACCAAGACGATGACGATGACGAAGTTGACTCTGTAGGATAA